The following is a genomic window from Sphaerodactylus townsendi isolate TG3544 linkage group LG16, MPM_Stown_v2.3, whole genome shotgun sequence.
CATCCTGGTAATAGCAGGACTGGGAAGTCCCCTGATGGCAAACATGGGAGCAAAGGTCTTTCTCCAAGGACAAGCACACTTTCTGCAGTCCATTTTGACTGAAGAGAGTCTGGACAGAAAAAAATCTTGACCTTCCTGGTTTGGCCAGAGGTCAGAGAAGGCACTTGTCTCTTCCAGCATGTGTGTGTTCACTTATATTCTTATTGCGCCTTTCTCCAGTAGGACCAATACAGTCAAGCTGAGTATCCCTAGAACAGCTTAGAATCCAAGGGATTCCCAAGTCAAACAGACTTACATAATGCCCAggtagaggaagaaaaagaagagtttggatttataccccgcctttctctcctgtaaggagtctcaaggcagcttacaaactccttcccttcctcttcccacaacagacaggtcggtggggctgagagagttctgaaagaactgaacctagcccaaggtcacccagcaggaatgtaggagtggggaaacaaatccagttaacagtctgccactcaggtggaggagcggggagtcaaacctggtcctccagatcagagtccactacaGTTAACCACGTTACCACGTTGGCATTTTAGATCCACAGGCCTACCCTCTCATGCTCTTCTAAGATCTACCTGCAAGTGACAAGCAGGTAGAGGAAACCCACCTGGATCACCCCGCACATATTTCCTGCAGTGCTCACAATGGCCCTTCTTTGTTCTGACTCACCGCTGGTAATAGGCCAGCTCCTCCCGCACCAGGAACAGGCTGGTCTTGAGCTCATTGCGCTCTTGAAGGATCTGCTGAAGTTCTTCCTTGGAGAAGCATCTTCCCCCTGGGTGTGTGCAGAAGGGTTCCTCGCTAGTTGCTGCTACTGCACCCTTGACCTGGGAAAGGTGCGGAGAGAAGAGATCCAACGGGGTTTAAACTGCCAGCCTAGCCTCATATGAGACCTCTGCAGATGTCCAGGCCTGGACCATTGAAGGCTCCAGGCAAGGTCAGGCAAGCTCTGAACTATGCAGATACAAACGTTTTCACAGACGGAGGGGGAAGAACTCTGAAGTTCCTAAAAACCTCCCACCACCAACCACCAAAATGGCCCGTTGGCTTATGAGATAGTGTTAGGAATTGCAAGGTTTCTTGCAGCCATAAATCCAGGAACTTTATGCCCAACGCAAGACACTCAAAATGCCAAGTTCTAAAGATCCGGATCGAAGCTCCGAAATCCCTGGAATATCTGTACCACAAAGCCCCTGAgatcagaggcgtacctagggaaaatatagcccagtgcaaaattttctgcctccccactcccacccctatGGGCGGCTCTTCCCCCACCAAACAACGGTttgttgcaccaggtcatctcaaagtcaccatcacattaagacaagtcacttgtcttgaagtcagtgtatggacctgggggggaggaggaagggtgtggggggtgattttctgccccccacatgactaaatggccgcagcctggggacatttgacccttcagtggtggcaaacctatggcactccagatgttcatggaccaactGGctatactggtaggggctgatgggaattgtagttcatgagcatctggagtgccataggtttgccaccactgccttcatgttcccctgggcggtacgcccctgcctgagAAAGCACAGAGGTGGCCCCTGCCTGAGAAAGCACAGAGGTGGTCCATGCCTAGAAGGAAACTGAGAAGGGTGGACACCTTACCGTGCCAGGCTCAGATGACTCTCTTCCGACCCGAGCCTTGTTCATCCTATCAACTTCCCGGCTGGCCTCCAGGCCCTCGTTCTCCTTCAGAGCCTTCTTCAGCTGCCCTTGAACAATGGCCAGTTTGCGACGCAGCTCCTCGTTCACAGCCATGAAGCGGCTGAGCTGTTCCTGCAACTAAGAACCAGACCCAAAGCCAGGCTCAGCACTTCACGAAGCTTGCTCGCCCTCAGCCATTCCTCCCTCCAGCTGCCCCTGTGCAGCCTTACCGCCTCCACGTCATGGCTTGTGCTGAGGATCTCATGGGCCTGAGCGCGGATCTCATCCCTCTGTTTGTCCACCACCTCCTTGAGTCGCAGCATCACCGCCCTCTCTTGGTGAGTGGCCTGGTCTGAAATCAAATGGGGGGACAGCCTCAGGAAAGCAGCTCCAGCTCTTAAGACAGGACATTCCAGCTGCAAGCAGACCACCAGCCCCCATGGCTGTCACCATGGGCTCCTCCCATTCCCTTCCACTGCTTTCCCCCTTGGTATTACCAGAATAACAACTTTCCCCCTTGGTATTACCAGAATAACAACTTTAGCCTCCCTTTTCATAACCCCTCCTTTATTTTTCTTGGGGAATTGTTTGTGTACTTAttcgaagaagagtttggatttatgctccacctttctctcctgtgaggagactcaaggtggctgacaagctcctttcccttcctctccccacaacagacgccttgtgaggtaggtggggctgagagagtttcaaagaactgtgactagcccaaggtcacccagaaggaatgtaggagtgcagaaacacatctggttcaccagataagcctctgacactcaggtggaggagtggggaatcaaacccggttctccagattagaatccatctgctcttttcTTTTCGATTGATCTCCACCATTAGGAGGGTGCTGAAATAAGATGACACTGATATTTTTGACAATACTGGCTGTTTTATTGTATATCCATCCCTTTTTGGCCCTGgcagaatgctctgtcaaatgacaCCCAGGCCCTGtttgttccgcagggcctgcaagacaaagttattctgccaggcctatgttTGAGCTGCTTCCCAAGTCCTCTGGGGTTTGGGAAacggaaatggggggagggagggggagaactgAATGCTGTCCTTGGTGTggccaagtccagcattctgttgcagttttccccactgcagcttctcaAGCCCACGTGAACATGAGAAACCGTGGCAGGGAGAACTGACATTTTTagagtttgggttttttaaaaattcagtaaaaagtAGTTTTATTCAGTTTTACGGGGAAattccaggttttaaaaaccagTATGCCCCATCATATCTGTCCTCCCTGCCCCTGTTTTGATTCCTtttgtctttcccttttcccatttcCCTTCCCAATGTCCTCATTCCCCTTAGGTAGAATTATTTTATGGTGCcattaaactttttttaattGTATGGGGTTTAAAACTGGGGTTTTccgtaagctgccctgagcccatttggggaaaggaaagcatatataaagtaagaacataagaacataagaatgagcctgctggatcagaccagagtccatccagtccagcacactgctactcgcagtggcccaccagatgcctttgggagctcacatgcaggatgtgaaagcagtggccttctgctgctgctgctgctcccgagcacctggtctgtgaaggcatttgtaaatacagaaataaaatatgctctgactgttgtaagctgccctaggCTCATTTTCAGGGAAGGATgccaaataaatcaaataaatctgtgcaagtatagtggtggaaagtaccatcaaatcatagctgacttatggcgacgctgcaaggttttcaagagacattcagaggtagtttgccattgcctttgggcagcaaccctgggctttcttgggggtctcccatccaaatcctaaccaaggccaaccctgcttagcttccaagatctgaccagattggGCCAATCTAAGCTAGAACACACAAGTATACATGTTAATGATATTTTACCCAAGGCAATAGCTGCCCTAGAAGATGTGCCACTTGCCACACACACCCAGTCAAGGAAGTCATTTTATTTGCAGCAAGTGAGCGTGGGTTGAATGACAAGAGCTACCAGTCACTGAGCCAGCTAATTTGCTTCTTAGAAAAAGATCAAGGCAAGACATGAGTTCCAGCAGCGCTGGAGCAAAAACACAGCTTGCAAGACAGACAGGTCTCGCGACAACCGCGAGGcagccttgtttgtttgtttatgttattcCATTTATGCGTCACCCATCCCTTTGCAGCTCAAGGGCAGTTTCCAACGTTTAAAAAACATAGTTAAAAACCATCCCAATCTCATAAAAGCCCCCGATGGCGATGAAGCCACCTAAAATGCAAATGCTGGTGCTTTACTATCCCATGTCATCTGAAGGCTTGCAAAAGCCCAGCAGAAATCCCACGTGTACACTGCTGCGagaaaacagcagttaaaaaaGGACTCTGAAAACTGCACGCAAGAGACTTACGCGCACCGTGGCTTCCCAAGGTGGTCAACAGACATTATTCAAGAGCAATGTGTGTGGGAAGACCCAGTGAAAACCTCAGACAGTGGTGAAGTCATGTCTCCCAGAATGAACCTCTTCAGGTCTGGTTCCTCTTTCCTCCCATAAGCTAATTGATGAACAAAAGCAATAAAACAGgggagaccccccctcccacctatCCCCGTGCACCACCTTATAAACTGTCTTAAGAGGAGCAACAGCCGATCAGATTGTTTGATGCAGACTTTGCATTTTGAACAATTACAGGACAGACTGGCATTTCCCCCTTATGCGAAGAGATACCTCAAAGAGGAACCAAAAAAGGAATATCATCACCAAATCTGGAAGATGGAATTTTTCTGCCAGTCCTGTGGTTGAGGGCTGCAACAGTATGTATCCattttagctggcctccctttcttttcctttcttgtttCTATCATTAAATAAGTTTTAGGATGTTAATTTCTGGTTATCCCATCTTTCGCTGGGTTCTTAGTGTAGGGCATCATGAATAATTATTATATGTTTTACTGGAGTCTGAATGTTTGTGAACTGTTAGGAGCCTATTGTAACTAGGGGTGGTGATTTGTGTTTggtttattgggttttttaagagGGGGAAGGTAAATAGTTACAACAGGCTCAGAGCGGTTTAAACATTCAGATTCCAGTAAAACATATAATAATGGTTCAtggtccagcattcagttgtaattcagggtgAAGTGGAATTTGGGGggtacaggttttttaaaaaatcaaaatcattAAACAGTGGCTTTATTCAGTTTTACCTAaagtttctgggtttttaaaacccaaaatttCCCAATAAACACAAAATGATCAGTGCGCACCATTCGTTGTAACAGGGAGAGTGGTATAGGAATTTAATAAACAAGCATAATGTTTTTTACCTCGTGGCCCACCTTGAGCAGGtctaagcgggggggggggggcaaacattTTCTGCAGAAAACAGTCCAGCCTCTCTCACCTGTCTGGGACTggcccccagccagctgggccaAGAGCTTCTGGTTCTCCTCTTCCACCTGGGCCAGGCGCACCTGCAACAGGTGTTCTCTCTTCTGGCCTTCTGAGAGGGTCTGAGTCTGCTCTCCATCCTGCTGGGAAGAATAAGCCAAGAGACCTCTGGTCAAGGTTGGAGCAGGCCCGGGTGGCCCCTGCCTGCCATGCCTTCACCCTCAGCAAAAACATAATCTGTTGACAGGCCAAGCAAGGTCTCAGAGGAACAAGCGGCTCAGGGGTAGAGTATCTACCTGcaatacagaaggtcccaggttcaattcccaacacCTCCAATTAAAAGgctgatatgaaagacctctgcttgaaaccCTGGAGGGCTGGGTCAGTCTGAGTCAACTACAGCAACTCTGAAGGACTGGGAGTCAGTATCAGGCAAGTTTATGCCTATTACTAGTGGGTGGGTGGATCTGAAAGTGACAGGCCTGCAATCAGTCGTTGCGCTCAATCGAGATAAGCGTTTAAAAATCCGAGCAGCGGTCCCTGCATTAGGGGGACAACGCTAGGAAGATGAAGACCCCTACCCCTGGGTGGAGGGTAGAATTAAACAGATGTAAAGTCCTTCCTCTTGGTACCTAGACTTTCCCAGAAGCCTTTGAAGACCTGACTGGGATGCAGCTGCGCCTGCATTCACCAACCACCCCCATTCTCCATTCTACGCACTCAACATCTTCCCCACATGGTAGTATGATGCCTTCTGTTAGCCCTCCACAATTATCAGAGAGaggcagagggggagagagagagagagagagagatgcccagGCTGAAAGCATTGCAGGGTGTGAGGGAGGGACTccgaaagagaagggaggggaagaaggcaaAGTATAAGTGTCGCGACCTTTCCCTAGATTGTGGGGTGCAATCTTGCAATCGCTTGTGAGTTCtttttcccatccagcactgcAACCTGCTAAGTTTCATAAGGCTCTTTATTTCAagtgaaaataacaaaatcttgGTACAGTTCCTGTAGCAGAAAGTTCCTTTTAGAGATTCGTTGTTCTCTCTCACCAGGAGCCCCTGGTAGAGAGATCCTGTCTGGACAAACCCCTGAGatggaatctaaaatcctttgttttccccctctcaggaaaactgtgatccggccacgaggtaattttggcctttgaagttgcatcctggcacctttgcataggATCAAAGACCCAAGATGCTTTCACAATCACGTGTGATTCCCCCTTCGCTCTAGCGACAGCCTCGTTCCATGACAATAAGGCAAAGGGACATTCTGTCCGGCGCGTTCCCGAACCCACAACTCCCTGCTGCAAAACCACTCCAGCGTTGCAACACGCTTTTGGCACCGACGGGACGTTGCCTCTGCCCGGGGAGAGGCTTTGCAAGCCGAGCGTAAAAAGTGCGCTCGGCTTGACGGTGCAGCGAAGCTCCAGCTCCGTGCAGGACAGCCCCGGAGCAGCCGAGCATCGCCTAACCCCCGGGatcccctcgcgcccccacgggGTCCCCCCCCAGCGCCCGTGGGCTCGTCCCTGCACCTCTCCGCCTGCGCGCAAAGGCCGTCGCCGCGCCAAGCACCTGCCCAACCGCTTGCCGGACCTCCTGGCCCGCCGGGGGCGGCGGCTGCTTGCGGGGCCCCGCCGCCGCCAGAGCCTCCAGCAGCTCGAGCAGGCACACCACGTGCGGCACCAGGCCGGCCACCGCGCCCGGCCCGCACAGCTCCGACAGGCGCTGCAGCTCCGAGCCCAGCGCCCCCGCCAGCCGGTACACCTGCTCCAGGGCCAGCTGGCGAGGGGCGCTCGGCGGCTCCGGCTCGGCCGCCTCCATGGCCAGGCTGCCCGGGCCCTGCGTCAGGCAGGCCGGCTCCGCCCCAACTGGCTCCGGGCCCGGGCAGGCGAAGAGGCTGGGGCGCCGGAAACCGTGGCAAAGGGCTGCTGCTTGCTTTCACTTTGGTCGGCGGAGgagcccgggggagggggcagctgggtgcctcctctcccctgcccccaagaatGCGCATTGGTGCCAGGGTGCCCGGTGCCAGCCTGGGGAATTCCTCgccttttttttttagatttagaTCCCACCCCTCCTCGGGGTCACAGGACTCGGGGGCGGCTCGAGCAGTTCAATGAACTACGAATCAGCCGTAAAACATGCCAGATCTTTGCAAATGCAAAATAGTAAAATAGTATCCTTCCTGGCGCATATCCCCGGTTAGCACCCAGCGACCTCTATCCTAGGCTGTCAAAACCAGGCGACGCTACTGGGATGGGAAATTGCCCTGGAGAGTTGagggggggagtttggggagggggtttcttCTACCCAGATTCTCTGATGTGCCATAGATTTTGGTCACTAGATAGCCGTTTTCTCTCAGAGACGGGTTGCAGTTCCAGCAGATCTcccggccccacctggaggctggcaaccctaattcccaCCCTTCCTTCAGCTGTGAAGGATGGAATGAAAAGGCCATGATTGTGCCTTTTGCTCAGGAAGCTATCCtaaaattggctgttgtgggtttccatcCTAAAATGATTGCTAATCTAAGgtagccaaaacaaaacaaaaacacaaaaaaaacaccccaatccCAAAGTTCAGGGGCGCCATTACTCAATGCACAATTTTCTTGAGTCAAGTGTGCCATGGTTCAGGAaagtttatattattttaatgcatATTGTTGCTCCCGGGCTTTGGTTTCCTTTTGCCAGCGAGGTGtggtggttgagagtggtggactctaatctgggggactgagtttgattcctcactcctccacatgaagcctccatTAAAGAGACAATTCCCCCCTTTGGACGCTTGGTGGCgctctttgtttatttgttggtGGTCCACCTTTCTATCTATGACTCAAAGCAGATCCggctgaagctgccagccacagatgcaggtgaaacatcaggagaaaatgctactggaacacggccagacaacccggaaagcccacaataccctagtgatcCAATTTGTGTTGCAGAGCCAaccagaagtttttaaaaaaacagtactgAAGCAAAGCACAAGTGTTAATGTGACACCAAAATTACCCAATGGGATCCAACCTCTAGCAAAGTATACACAGCAGAATAGACCACCACAGTCCACAATAATTTATTCAAGTAATGTTATAAACCTTTTGTACAGCGCTGTTCTATTGCCTGAAAGGCCACTTGggtaattcagttttgcatagtttgtggaaggtGGGGAGAGTGAGTTTTCTTGACCTCTGGCAAGCCAGAGAAAGCACATGTAGTGGGTTATCAATTCTGCCCACTTGCTCATCCCCTGTGTGCTCTTAGTTTGCCCAGTGCAAGGACCAGAGAGGCAgtattgtatagtggttagagcactggcCTAGGATCTCAGAAACCCTGGCTCAATTCCCCAAGTTGCCATGAAATTTTGCCGATTGACCCAGGGTGAGTCATTGTCTCTCAGACATGAGGATGAAAAGGAAGAGTTGTAGGCCGCTTTGGTAGAAAAGTGGGTGTAAGtaaattaaatgtttaaaatggtCCCTTGGCACCCACCTTCTTATCTGAGCTATTCAGAGTGTTTGGGAGGGCTGTGATTGGCTGCAGATGTAGATTCCCAAGGTGCactggtgttgggggggggggggaagctcccCTTCCAAGGGCATCTATGAATTCTGTGTGAAAAGGCCttctacaaaaaagaaagaaaaacagggctACACCAAGCAACACGCCAGCAAACCAAAACAGGAAGAAAGATTCCTGGTGATGGGTGATGGCTTTATTGTCACATAATGCCCCTCTGCGTTTCTTTGCATAAGCTTCATGGGGAGATCTATAAAAACATAACATTGCAATAAATATAACTAACAGAAGAAGCACATCTTTGTCATATTACAAGCTATTAgattaatattaattaaaaagacacgataataaaattgataataaaactgcaaagattgtcatgcccttatataaagcagtggtgcgaccgcacttggagtactgtgtccagttctggtcactgca
Proteins encoded in this region:
- the LOC125445768 gene encoding rab-interacting lysosomal protein isoform X1 gives rise to the protein MEAAEPEPPSAPRQLALEQVYRLAGALGSELQRLSELCGPGAVAGLVPHVVCLLELLEALAAAGPRKQPPPPAGQEVRQAVGQQDGEQTQTLSEGQKREHLLQVRLAQVEEENQKLLAQLAGGQSQTDQATHQERAVMLRLKEVVDKQRDEIRAQAHEILSTSHDVEALQEQLSRFMAVNEELRRKLAIVQGQLKKALKENEGLEASREVDRMNKARVGRESSEPGTVKGAVAATSEEPFCTHPGGRCFSKEELQQILQERNELKTSLFLVREELAYYQRELLNNERIPRLLLVAMKSAIRKQHKKIRAKMLGTAEETGSSEEEEDGGVWLAAPDSDTVDGPVAPSRIKSFFSLWYRSSSSSTRDSSAEACSSWEIVSPQEVGPKKEEEEEEEEERKAA
- the LOC125445768 gene encoding rab-interacting lysosomal protein isoform X2, encoding MEAAEPEPPSAPRQLALEQVYRLAGALGSELQRLSELCGPGAVAGLVPHVVCLLELLEALAAAGPRKQPPPPAGQEVRQAVGQDGEQTQTLSEGQKREHLLQVRLAQVEEENQKLLAQLAGGQSQTDQATHQERAVMLRLKEVVDKQRDEIRAQAHEILSTSHDVEALQEQLSRFMAVNEELRRKLAIVQGQLKKALKENEGLEASREVDRMNKARVGRESSEPGTVKGAVAATSEEPFCTHPGGRCFSKEELQQILQERNELKTSLFLVREELAYYQRELLNNERIPRLLLVAMKSAIRKQHKKIRAKMLGTAEETGSSEEEEDGGVWLAAPDSDTVDGPVAPSRIKSFFSLWYRSSSSSTRDSSAEACSSWEIVSPQEVGPKKEEEEEEEEERKAA